From the genome of Parazoarcus communis, one region includes:
- the purU gene encoding formyltetrahydrofolate deformylase, protein MHRERFFTLSASCPDRVGIVARVSGFIAEHQGWILETSLHAEPPRDGEDIGRYFMRIEIRADSLPFHLSELRERFRPLAEELEMEWKITDSAVKKRVVMLVSKQEHCLYDLLARWKSRELDIEIPCVISNHDTLRGFVEWHGIPFHHVPVTPDNKSSAYAEVGRLFEEVRGDTMVLARYMQILSPTLCATYPGRIINIHHSFLPSFVGARPYHQAYAKGVKLIGATCHYVTADLDQGPIIEQDVIRIDHSDAAEDMVRYGKDIEKTVLARGLRYHLEDRVLVHGNKTVVFR, encoded by the coding sequence ATGCATCGCGAACGCTTCTTCACCCTGTCAGCCTCCTGTCCCGACCGTGTCGGCATCGTCGCCCGGGTATCGGGCTTCATCGCCGAACACCAGGGATGGATTCTCGAAACCTCGCTGCATGCGGAGCCGCCGCGTGATGGCGAGGACATCGGGCGCTATTTCATGCGCATCGAGATTCGTGCGGACTCGCTGCCGTTTCACCTCAGCGAGTTGCGCGAGCGTTTCCGGCCGCTGGCCGAAGAACTGGAGATGGAGTGGAAGATCACCGACTCCGCAGTGAAGAAGCGGGTGGTCATGCTGGTGAGCAAGCAGGAGCACTGCCTGTACGATCTGCTGGCGCGATGGAAGTCGAGGGAACTCGATATCGAGATCCCGTGCGTGATTTCCAATCACGATACGCTGCGCGGCTTCGTCGAGTGGCACGGCATTCCCTTCCACCACGTGCCGGTCACGCCCGACAACAAGTCGAGCGCGTATGCCGAGGTGGGGCGCCTGTTCGAAGAGGTGCGCGGCGACACCATGGTGCTGGCCCGCTACATGCAGATCCTGTCTCCAACGCTGTGCGCCACCTACCCGGGGCGCATCATCAACATTCACCACAGCTTCCTGCCCAGTTTCGTTGGCGCGCGCCCCTATCATCAGGCCTACGCCAAGGGCGTGAAGCTGATCGGCGCGACCTGCCACTATGTGACCGCCGATCTGGACCAGGGGCCGATCATCGAGCAGGACGTGATTCGTATCGATCACTCCGATGCGGCCGAAGACATGGTGCGTTACGGCAAGGACATCGAGAAAACCGTGCTGGCACGCGGTCTGCGCTATCACCTTGAAGACCGGGTGCTGGTGCATGGAAACAAGACCGTGGTGTTCCGCTAG
- a CDS encoding HD-GYP domain-containing protein translates to MIKLIPVEKLQPGMFIHDLNCGWMEHNFVRNSFAVDDSKTVEKVLALGTHEIYIDTGRGLDVVDAPTLEEAAHQVDEQIEAIATSAVMPIEPVSLADEVRRAKTLHREANVIVRNMMGDIRLGKQIELEKIEPLVSQIVDSIFRQQDALLPLSLLKSHDEYTFQHSVSVCTLMTSFARALELPREIIHEIAIGALLHDVGKAKVPDEILNKPAKLTDAEFDKMKSHVVQSKLILMGTPGISEIALDVAAQHHERFDGTGYPNKLKGEQISLYGQMGAIVDVYDALTSNRCYHKGRPPTEALRKLLEWSKFHFKPELVQAFIRTIGIYPSGSLVRLESGRLAVVQEQHTDKLMQPSVKVMFHTKGHYLTPELVDLRHSQDRIVAHESFEDWKIDPAQWQPA, encoded by the coding sequence ATGATCAAACTCATCCCGGTCGAAAAGCTCCAACCCGGCATGTTCATCCACGACCTCAACTGCGGCTGGATGGAACATAACTTCGTACGTAACAGCTTCGCGGTCGATGACTCGAAGACGGTGGAGAAGGTGCTGGCACTGGGCACGCACGAAATCTACATCGACACCGGCCGCGGGCTGGATGTCGTCGACGCCCCCACGCTGGAAGAAGCGGCACACCAGGTCGATGAGCAGATCGAGGCCATCGCCACCAGCGCCGTGATGCCCATCGAACCGGTCTCGCTTGCCGACGAAGTGCGCCGCGCGAAGACGCTTCATCGCGAGGCCAACGTCATCGTGCGCAACATGATGGGTGACATCCGCCTGGGCAAGCAGATCGAGCTCGAAAAGATCGAACCTCTGGTGAGCCAGATCGTGGACTCGATCTTCCGCCAGCAGGACGCCCTGCTTCCTCTGTCCCTGCTCAAGAGTCATGACGAATACACCTTCCAGCACTCGGTATCGGTGTGCACGCTGATGACCTCCTTCGCCCGCGCGCTCGAACTGCCGCGCGAGATCATCCACGAGATCGCGATCGGTGCCCTCCTGCATGACGTGGGCAAGGCAAAGGTGCCGGACGAGATTCTCAACAAACCGGCCAAGCTGACCGACGCCGAGTTTGACAAGATGAAGTCGCACGTGGTGCAGAGCAAGCTCATCCTCATGGGCACGCCCGGCATCAGCGAAATCGCCCTCGATGTCGCGGCACAGCACCACGAGCGCTTCGACGGCACGGGCTACCCGAACAAGCTGAAGGGCGAACAGATCAGCCTCTACGGCCAGATGGGCGCAATCGTCGACGTCTACGACGCGCTGACCTCCAACCGCTGCTACCACAAGGGCCGGCCGCCCACCGAGGCGCTGCGCAAGCTGCTCGAGTGGAGCAAGTTCCACTTCAAGCCCGAACTCGTGCAGGCCTTCATCCGCACCATCGGCATTTACCCCTCGGGCTCGCTGGTGCGGCTCGAGAGCGGTCGCCTCGCGGTGGTGCAGGAACAGCACACCGACAAGCTGATGCAGCCGTCAGTGAAGGTAATGTTCCATACCAAGGGCCACTACCTGACCCCGGAACTCGTCGACCTGCGCCACTCCCAGGACCGCATCGTCGCGCACGAATCCTTCGAAGACTGGAAGATCGACCCCGCACAATGGCAGCCTGCCTGA
- a CDS encoding accessory factor UbiK family protein, with protein MANPRIFDEIGSKISELAANSPARDIEKNLKAVLSGAFGKLDLVTREEFEVQREMLAHARQRLAELEARVAVLEADAVERDSTPD; from the coding sequence ATGGCAAATCCACGCATCTTCGATGAAATCGGGTCCAAAATCTCCGAACTCGCAGCTAACAGTCCGGCGCGCGATATCGAGAAGAATCTGAAGGCGGTGCTCTCCGGTGCTTTCGGCAAGCTCGATCTCGTGACGCGTGAGGAGTTCGAAGTCCAGCGCGAGATGCTTGCTCACGCGCGCCAGCGTCTGGCAGAACTCGAGGCGCGGGTTGCCGTGCTCGAAGCGGACGCAGTCGAGCGGGACAGCACGCCGGACTGA
- the glnK gene encoding P-II family nitrogen regulator — MKFISAIIKPFKLDEVREALSAIGVQGITVTEVKGFGRQKGHTELYRGAEYVVDFLPKVKIEAAIRADILDQAIEAIEKSASTGKIGDGKIFVFELEQAIRIRTGETGSDAL, encoded by the coding sequence ATGAAATTCATCAGTGCCATCATCAAGCCGTTCAAGCTCGACGAAGTGCGTGAAGCACTGTCGGCGATCGGCGTTCAGGGCATCACGGTGACCGAGGTCAAAGGCTTCGGTCGTCAGAAGGGCCACACCGAGCTTTACCGCGGCGCGGAATACGTCGTCGACTTTCTGCCCAAGGTGAAGATCGAAGCGGCCATCCGCGCTGACATCCTTGATCAGGCCATCGAGGCCATCGAGAAGTCTGCGTCCACCGGCAAGATCGGTGACGGCAAGATCTTCGTCTTCGAACTGGAACAGGCTATCCGCATTCGCACCGGTGAAACCGGATCCGATGCCCTGTAA
- a CDS encoding DMT family transporter has protein sequence MPPKIQLDRFAIVLMVIFCTVWGSQQVVIKYANAGISPVWQAGLRSIGAVVLVMLWSVLRGVRLFERDRTLLPGLLAGLLFSLEFGLLYWALEYTTASRGVIFLYTAPFMVAMGAVWLLPQEHMRPAQWAGMMMAFVGVLALFGESLLLPAESTWVGDLMMFAAAVFWAGTTLTIKVSTLARAAPEKMLLYQLAVSAVVLPILALAFGEAGVFAPSPMVWASLAFQILVVATASYIGWFWLIRNYPITRLSSFSFLTPVMGVVAGSVLLGETPTPAVFMALGMVALGIWVANRPARTA, from the coding sequence ATGCCACCCAAGATCCAGTTAGACCGTTTCGCCATTGTCCTGATGGTGATTTTCTGCACCGTGTGGGGTAGCCAGCAAGTGGTGATCAAGTATGCCAACGCCGGTATCTCGCCGGTGTGGCAGGCGGGGCTGCGTTCGATCGGGGCGGTTGTGCTGGTGATGCTGTGGTCCGTGCTGCGCGGGGTGCGTCTGTTTGAGCGTGATCGCACCCTGTTGCCCGGCCTGCTCGCCGGACTGCTGTTCTCGCTCGAGTTCGGGCTGCTCTACTGGGCGCTGGAATACACCACGGCATCGCGTGGCGTGATCTTTCTGTATACCGCGCCTTTCATGGTTGCGATGGGCGCGGTCTGGCTGCTGCCGCAGGAACACATGCGGCCGGCGCAGTGGGCCGGCATGATGATGGCTTTCGTCGGCGTGCTGGCCCTGTTCGGCGAGAGCCTGCTGCTGCCCGCGGAGAGCACCTGGGTGGGTGATCTGATGATGTTCGCTGCCGCCGTGTTCTGGGCCGGGACCACGCTGACGATCAAGGTGTCGACGCTGGCGCGTGCAGCGCCGGAAAAGATGCTGCTCTACCAGTTGGCGGTCTCGGCCGTCGTGCTGCCGATTCTGGCGCTCGCTTTTGGCGAAGCGGGCGTCTTCGCGCCGTCGCCGATGGTTTGGGCGAGTCTCGCCTTTCAGATCCTGGTGGTCGCAACCGCGAGCTACATCGGCTGGTTCTGGCTCATTCGCAACTACCCGATCACCCGCCTGTCCTCGTTTTCCTTCCTCACCCCCGTGATGGGCGTGGTGGCCGGCAGCGTCCTGCTTGGCGAAACGCCAACGCCGGCCGTCTTCATGGCACTGGGGATGGTTGCACTCGGAATCTGGGTTGCCAACCGCCCGGCGCGGACCGCCTGA
- the thrH gene encoding bifunctional phosphoserine phosphatase/homoserine phosphotransferase ThrH: MRIVCLDLEGVLVPEIWIEFAERTGIPELRRTTRDEPNYDTLMKYRLDILARHNLGLPDIQAVIASMGPMAGAREFLDALRETYQVIILSDTFYEFAKPLMQQLGLPTLFCHSLEANAEGILVNYHLRMPDQKREAVQRFKELNFKVVAAGDSYNDTAMLGEAHGGILFHPPENVIREFPQYPVVRDYAGLRAEIDKAFARTA, translated from the coding sequence GTGCGAATCGTCTGTCTAGACCTAGAAGGTGTGCTGGTTCCGGAAATCTGGATCGAATTCGCCGAGCGGACCGGCATCCCCGAGTTGCGGCGTACCACGCGCGACGAGCCGAATTACGACACCCTGATGAAGTACCGCCTCGATATCCTGGCCAGGCACAATCTCGGCCTGCCCGATATTCAGGCGGTGATCGCCAGCATGGGGCCGATGGCCGGGGCGCGCGAGTTTCTGGACGCGCTGCGCGAGACCTACCAGGTCATCATCCTGTCCGACACCTTCTACGAGTTCGCCAAGCCGCTGATGCAGCAGCTCGGTCTGCCGACGCTGTTCTGTCACAGCCTCGAAGCCAATGCTGAAGGCATTCTGGTCAACTACCATCTGCGCATGCCCGACCAGAAGCGTGAGGCAGTGCAGCGTTTCAAGGAGCTCAACTTCAAGGTGGTGGCCGCGGGCGACTCGTACAACGACACCGCCATGCTGGGCGAGGCCCACGGCGGCATCCTGTTCCACCCGCCGGAAAACGTCATCCGCGAGTTTCCGCAATATCCGGTTGTGCGCGATTACGCCGGCCTGCGCGCTGAAATCGACAAGGCTTTTGCCCGTACCGCCTGA
- a CDS encoding TorF family putative porin, with translation MRKSLIATAVLASLTFVGAVHAEEDSPFSGNISLTTDYVFRGISQTQGNPALQGGFDYAHSSGFYVGTWASNVGWVDDVAKSQNSMEWDLYFGFANEVGQLSYDVGAVRYFYPGSGISGVSSPDTTEVYLSLGWNILELKYSHGVSKTLFGWNGTNTTSTRNSNYLELNAEYEFAEGWAASAHVGRQIIKNNGAASYMDWGVGVSKDVGFGTFAVNYAGSDADGSCSKGEPYCFGSNGKNAAGDRFYASFSKEF, from the coding sequence ATGCGCAAGAGCCTCATTGCAACCGCCGTTCTGGCTTCCCTCACCTTCGTCGGTGCCGTGCACGCCGAAGAAGACAGCCCGTTCAGCGGCAACATCTCGCTGACAACGGATTACGTCTTCCGCGGCATCAGCCAAACTCAGGGCAACCCGGCCCTGCAGGGCGGTTTCGACTACGCGCACTCCAGTGGCTTCTATGTCGGCACCTGGGCGTCGAACGTCGGCTGGGTCGACGATGTCGCCAAGTCGCAGAACAGCATGGAATGGGACCTGTATTTCGGTTTCGCCAATGAAGTCGGTCAGCTCTCCTACGACGTAGGCGCTGTGCGCTACTTCTACCCGGGCAGCGGGATCAGCGGCGTGTCCTCGCCGGACACGACCGAAGTCTATCTGTCGCTGGGCTGGAACATCCTCGAGCTCAAGTACTCGCACGGCGTGTCGAAGACGCTGTTCGGCTGGAATGGCACCAACACCACCAGCACCCGCAACAGCAACTACCTCGAGCTCAACGCAGAGTACGAGTTCGCCGAAGGCTGGGCCGCATCGGCTCACGTCGGTCGCCAGATCATCAAGAACAACGGCGCCGCCTCCTACATGGACTGGGGCGTCGGTGTGAGCAAGGACGTAGGCTTCGGCACGTTCGCGGTCAACTACGCCGGTTCCGACGCGGATGGCAGCTGCTCCAAGGGCGAGCCCTACTGTTTCGGTTCGAACGGCAAGAACGCAGCGGGTGACCGTTTCTACGCATCGTTCAGCAAGGAATTCTGA
- a CDS encoding ammonium transporter yields the protein MKKLFAILLAAVTVGFAGGVYAQESTAPVVEAVVEAAAAVAEAPAEMAAEPTVNKGDVAWIMTATLLVLFMALPGLALFYGGLVRSKNMLSVLMQVMVVFSLISVLWAFYGYSLAFTEASPFIGSLDKLFLSGVSIDTLADTFTDEAKLPEYAFIAFQATFAGITCALIVGAFAERMKFSAVLLFSVIWFTFCYLPICHMVWGPGGYLLGDGALDFAGGTVVHINAGVAGLVGAYMVGKRIGYGRESMAPHSLTLTMVGASMLWVGWFGFNAGSNLEATSGAALAFINTLFATAAAVLAWCVGEAMFKGKPSMLGAASGAVAGLVAITPACGSVGPMGAIVIGLLAGFICLWGVNGLKRMLGADDSLDVFGVHGLGGIVGAILTGVFTAPSLGGTGGDDFSIASQVWIQTYSVIITIVWSAVVAFVAFKIADMFVGLRVPEEEEREGLDITSHGETAYHY from the coding sequence ATGAAAAAACTATTTGCAATCCTGCTGGCGGCTGTGACCGTCGGCTTTGCTGGCGGCGTTTACGCCCAGGAATCGACGGCACCCGTTGTCGAAGCAGTTGTTGAAGCAGCCGCAGCCGTGGCTGAAGCACCGGCCGAAATGGCCGCAGAACCCACGGTCAACAAGGGCGACGTCGCCTGGATCATGACTGCCACCCTCCTCGTTCTGTTCATGGCCCTTCCCGGCCTGGCGCTGTTCTACGGCGGCCTCGTCCGCTCCAAGAACATGCTGTCGGTGCTAATGCAGGTGATGGTGGTGTTCTCGCTGATCTCCGTGCTGTGGGCCTTCTACGGCTACAGCCTGGCGTTCACCGAGGCCAGCCCCTTCATCGGCTCGCTCGACAAGCTGTTCCTGTCCGGTGTGAGCATCGACACCCTCGCAGACACCTTCACCGACGAAGCCAAGCTGCCTGAGTACGCGTTCATCGCCTTCCAGGCCACCTTCGCCGGCATCACCTGCGCACTCATCGTCGGCGCCTTCGCCGAGCGCATGAAGTTCTCCGCAGTGCTGCTGTTCTCGGTGATCTGGTTCACCTTCTGCTACCTGCCGATCTGCCACATGGTCTGGGGCCCGGGCGGCTACCTGCTGGGCGACGGCGCACTCGACTTCGCTGGCGGTACCGTGGTGCACATCAACGCCGGTGTTGCCGGTCTGGTTGGTGCCTACATGGTTGGCAAGCGTATCGGCTACGGTCGTGAATCCATGGCCCCGCACTCGCTGACACTGACCATGGTCGGTGCCTCGATGCTGTGGGTGGGCTGGTTCGGCTTCAACGCCGGTTCCAACCTGGAAGCCACTTCGGGCGCAGCGCTGGCCTTCATCAACACCCTGTTCGCCACTGCCGCTGCAGTGCTGGCCTGGTGCGTCGGTGAAGCCATGTTCAAGGGCAAGCCCTCCATGCTGGGTGCTGCATCCGGTGCGGTTGCCGGTCTCGTGGCCATCACCCCGGCCTGCGGCTCGGTTGGCCCGATGGGCGCCATCGTGATCGGCCTGCTGGCTGGCTTCATCTGCCTGTGGGGCGTGAATGGCCTCAAGCGCATGCTCGGCGCGGACGACTCGCTCGACGTGTTCGGCGTGCATGGTCTCGGCGGCATCGTCGGTGCCATCCTGACCGGTGTATTCACCGCACCGTCCCTGGGCGGCACGGGCGGCGACGACTTCTCGATCGCCAGCCAGGTGTGGATCCAGACCTACTCGGTAATCATCACCATCGTATGGTCGGCAGTGGTTGCTTTCGTCGCCTTCAAGATCGCCGACATGTTCGTCGGTCTGCGGGTCCCGGAAGAAGAAGAGCGCGAAGGCCTGGACATCACGTCCCACGGCGAAACCGCTTACCACTACTAA
- a CDS encoding DUF6279 family lipoprotein — translation MSVRLRLLVLTICALLLGGCGLRFAYSQLDWLLPWYVGDYVSLDRTQKRLLDARLEARLAWHCSSQLTAYSGLLREVERDLGGNEVVGAPILDAYLQRGEAFWRVLMKEITPDAGVLLAALSDAQVKELGEAFARRNDETREEFLEGTPDALRARQIERMEKRLRTWFGPLSAAQRSRVASWSAGLAPTTEAWLHHRARWQGALIEVLAQRQAPDFESRVGALLLEPDSLWAADYRADVARNRKQTLDLLADIFNMASPAQRTHLVNEIAGWAAQFEQLACTDTPLRTASIGGR, via the coding sequence ATGTCCGTTCGTCTGCGACTCCTCGTCCTGACAATTTGCGCCTTGCTGCTGGGCGGCTGCGGGCTGCGCTTCGCCTATTCGCAGCTCGACTGGCTGCTGCCCTGGTACGTGGGTGATTACGTCAGTCTGGACCGGACGCAGAAGCGGCTCCTCGATGCCCGCCTCGAAGCGCGCCTGGCCTGGCATTGCAGCAGTCAGCTGACCGCCTACTCGGGCCTGCTGCGCGAGGTCGAGCGCGATCTGGGCGGCAACGAGGTCGTGGGTGCGCCGATCCTGGACGCCTATCTGCAGCGTGGCGAGGCCTTCTGGCGGGTACTGATGAAGGAGATCACCCCGGACGCCGGCGTCCTGCTCGCCGCCTTGAGCGATGCTCAGGTGAAGGAACTCGGCGAGGCGTTTGCGCGACGGAACGACGAGACCCGCGAAGAATTCCTCGAGGGCACGCCGGATGCCCTGCGCGCGCGCCAGATCGAGCGCATGGAAAAGCGTCTGCGTACCTGGTTCGGCCCGCTCAGTGCGGCACAGCGCAGCCGGGTCGCGTCCTGGAGCGCCGGGCTGGCGCCCACGACCGAAGCCTGGCTGCACCACCGTGCGCGCTGGCAGGGGGCCCTGATCGAGGTGCTGGCACAGCGGCAGGCGCCTGATTTCGAGTCCCGCGTGGGCGCGCTGCTGCTTGAGCCGGACTCGCTGTGGGCGGCAGACTACCGGGCGGATGTCGCCCGCAACCGCAAACAGACGCTCGACCTGCTGGCTGACATCTTCAACATGGCGAGCCCGGCGCAGCGCACCCATCTGGTCAACGAGATCGCGGGCTGGGCGGCGCAGTTCGAGCAGCTTGCCTGCACCGATACGCCGCTGCGAACCGCATCGATCGGGGGCCGCTGA
- a CDS encoding FAD:protein FMN transferase, which translates to MSLAAGFGRLRAALFVLVCALLLGGCARPQVFHQESYVFGTRVDVAVYGDDKAQADAAGALVLREFDRLHRAYHAWEPSELTALNEAIARGESLEVSEELATMLRDAQRMAAAGDELFDPALGSLIALWGFHTDTFVPVRPDPEKLAALVAARPRMSDLDIDGRRVSSRNPAVQLDLGGYAKGYALDRAATLLREQGITNALINIGGNVMALGKKGDQPWRIGIQHPRAPAPLATMPLYDGEAVGTSGDYQRYFELDGERYAHLLDPRTGQPAHGTQSLTVLITPREAAGTLSDAASKPAYLANEGWREQTRHFGIDHALRVDAAGNVEVTRALRARLQFPAPVDAVVVD; encoded by the coding sequence ATGAGTCTTGCCGCAGGTTTCGGCCGCCTGCGGGCGGCCCTGTTCGTGCTCGTGTGCGCGCTGCTGCTGGGCGGCTGCGCGCGGCCGCAGGTCTTTCATCAGGAATCCTACGTCTTCGGTACCCGCGTCGATGTCGCGGTGTACGGGGACGACAAGGCCCAAGCCGACGCCGCAGGTGCGCTGGTGCTGCGCGAGTTCGACCGCCTTCACCGTGCCTATCATGCCTGGGAGCCCTCCGAACTTACCGCGCTGAACGAGGCGATCGCGCGCGGCGAGTCGCTGGAGGTGTCGGAAGAGCTGGCAACGATGCTGCGCGACGCACAGCGCATGGCCGCAGCGGGTGACGAACTCTTCGATCCGGCGCTTGGCAGCCTGATCGCACTGTGGGGCTTTCACACGGATACCTTTGTGCCCGTGCGCCCCGACCCGGAGAAGCTCGCCGCACTGGTCGCAGCGCGGCCCCGGATGAGCGACCTCGACATCGACGGCCGCCGTGTCAGCAGCCGCAATCCGGCGGTGCAGCTTGATCTGGGTGGTTATGCCAAAGGCTATGCGCTGGACCGTGCGGCGACCCTGCTGCGCGAACAGGGCATCACCAACGCGCTGATCAATATCGGTGGCAATGTGATGGCGCTCGGGAAGAAGGGCGATCAGCCCTGGCGCATCGGCATCCAGCATCCGCGCGCCCCGGCGCCGCTCGCAACCATGCCGCTGTACGACGGCGAGGCGGTCGGCACTTCGGGCGACTACCAGCGCTATTTCGAACTCGACGGCGAGCGCTATGCGCACCTGCTCGACCCGCGCACCGGACAGCCTGCCCATGGCACGCAGTCGCTCACCGTGCTGATCACGCCGCGTGAGGCCGCCGGCACGCTGTCGGATGCGGCAAGCAAGCCCGCTTATCTGGCCAATGAAGGCTGGCGCGAGCAGACGCGTCATTTCGGTATCGATCATGCCTTGCGCGTCGATGCGGCGGGCAATGTCGAGGTCACCCGTGCCTTGCGCGCACGACTGCAGTTTCCGGCGCCGGTGGATGCCGTGGTGGTCGACTAG